Proteins from a genomic interval of Mesobacillus sp. S13:
- the yfkAB gene encoding radical SAM/CxCxxxxC motif protein YfkAB, which translates to MSYIQTISPQHDPWEAYLDVEQYGSPQLTNIEFTTTTLCNMRCEHCAVGYTLQTKDPAALPLELLLHRLEEIPKLRSLSITGGEPMLSLSSVKNYVVPILKYASERGVRTQINSNLTMDLSRYELIIPYLDVLHISHNWGTVDDFVQGGFAMMEKKPDYQQREKYFTRMIENSRELVKAGVMVSAETMLNKRTLPYLEKIHRQIVDEMQCQRHEVHPMYPSDFASSLESLTLEETRHAIHHLLDIRDENVWMLFGTLPFYACSSNKEDLELLKRLYSSKNVTVRNDPDGRSRLNVNIFNGDIIVTDFGDTPPLGNIKDTRLEDAYQKWQESEVAKQLSCHCPAVSCLGPNILVKNSYYQETDFSKRHHNITKY; encoded by the coding sequence ATGTCATACATACAAACCATTTCCCCTCAACACGACCCCTGGGAAGCATATCTTGATGTTGAACAATATGGCAGCCCTCAACTCACCAATATTGAATTCACGACGACAACCCTTTGCAATATGCGCTGCGAGCATTGCGCTGTCGGCTATACATTGCAGACCAAGGACCCTGCCGCACTTCCCTTGGAGCTGCTTTTGCACCGTTTGGAGGAAATCCCGAAGCTCCGGTCTTTGAGCATTACCGGCGGAGAGCCGATGCTTTCCCTTTCTTCTGTAAAAAATTATGTTGTGCCGATTTTGAAATATGCTTCTGAACGTGGCGTCCGGACGCAAATCAATTCCAATTTAACAATGGACCTTTCGCGGTATGAGTTGATCATTCCCTATTTGGATGTTCTCCATATCTCCCACAACTGGGGTACTGTCGATGACTTCGTTCAAGGCGGTTTTGCGATGATGGAAAAGAAGCCTGACTACCAGCAGCGCGAGAAATATTTTACAAGAATGATAGAAAACAGTAGAGAGCTCGTCAAAGCCGGAGTCATGGTGTCAGCAGAAACCATGCTCAACAAACGCACCTTGCCTTATCTTGAAAAAATACACAGGCAAATCGTTGATGAAATGCAGTGCCAGAGGCATGAGGTGCACCCTATGTATCCTAGCGATTTTGCCAGCAGCCTGGAATCGCTGACGCTTGAAGAAACTCGCCATGCCATCCACCATCTGCTCGACATTCGTGATGAAAATGTGTGGATGTTGTTCGGAACGCTGCCTTTTTACGCCTGCAGCAGCAATAAGGAGGACCTGGAACTCCTGAAACGTCTATACAGCAGCAAGAACGTCACCGTCAGGAACGATCCAGATGGACGTTCACGTCTTAATGTGAATATTTTCAATGGCGATATCATCGTCACCGATTTCGGCGACACCCCTCCGCTAGGCAATATCAAGGACACGAGGCTAGAAGACGCCTATCAAAAATGGCAGGAATCCGAAGTCGCCAAGCAGCTAAGCTGCCACTGCCCCGCTGTATCCTGCCTGGGCCCAAATATACTCGTAAAAAACAGCTACTACCAGGAGACCGACTTCAGCAAGAGGCATCATAACATCACTAAATACTAA
- a CDS encoding EAL domain-containing protein — translation MKCNACSVGSLQFEIKVDGERNLFIFPEVIEQMERNGELLWVKDDSLAVKESGMRDFLDFCRDHMESERVFFRLEGKDWLLVAEAEDVLESQWIDEVIRKELVTCHAQPILDGAGEVYAYEMLARFHSEDGSIIYPGEIFGAARKRDRLYALDRICRMAAVRAAAFTDKKVFINFIPTSIYSPEFCLRSTTLLANRLGVHPGRLVFEVVETENVEDTDHLKRILAFYKEKGFRYALDDVGEGYSTLELLAELQPHYMKLDMKYVQGVSNDQQKQQTALAFLAEAVKLGSVPLAEGIEEQEDFDWLKEKGYKLFQGYLFGRPAPAENLKKALEHQLS, via the coding sequence ATGAAGTGTAATGCATGTTCGGTTGGGAGTCTGCAGTTTGAGATCAAGGTGGATGGAGAACGTAATTTGTTCATCTTTCCTGAAGTCATTGAGCAAATGGAACGTAATGGCGAATTGCTCTGGGTTAAAGATGATTCATTGGCGGTAAAGGAATCAGGCATGAGGGATTTCCTTGATTTTTGCCGGGACCATATGGAGTCGGAGAGGGTTTTTTTCCGGCTGGAAGGCAAGGACTGGCTGCTGGTCGCTGAAGCGGAAGATGTCCTCGAGAGCCAATGGATTGATGAGGTAATCCGTAAAGAGTTGGTGACCTGTCACGCTCAGCCGATCCTTGATGGAGCAGGGGAAGTTTATGCGTATGAGATGCTGGCCAGATTCCATAGTGAAGATGGGTCAATTATTTATCCAGGGGAAATCTTTGGGGCGGCTAGGAAAAGGGACCGATTGTATGCACTTGACCGAATTTGCCGGATGGCTGCAGTAAGGGCGGCAGCTTTTACAGATAAAAAGGTTTTTATTAATTTCATTCCGACCTCCATTTATTCACCGGAATTCTGTTTGAGGTCGACCACGTTGCTGGCTAATCGCTTAGGAGTGCACCCGGGCCGTCTAGTCTTTGAAGTCGTGGAAACGGAAAATGTGGAAGACACAGATCATTTGAAACGGATCCTGGCTTTTTACAAAGAAAAGGGGTTCCGCTATGCACTGGATGATGTAGGCGAGGGGTATAGTACATTGGAGTTGCTTGCCGAGCTGCAGCCGCATTATATGAAACTGGATATGAAATATGTCCAGGGAGTTTCCAATGACCAGCAAAAACAGCAGACGGCACTCGCATTTTTAGCAGAAGCCGTAAAGCTTGGTTCAGTACCGCTGGCCGAGGGAATCGAGGAGCAGGAAGACTTTGACTGGTTAAAAGAAAAGGGCTACAAGCTATTCCAGGGGTATCTTTTCGGGAGACCTGCACCAGCTGAGAACCTTAAAAAAGCTCTGGAACACCAGCTTTCTTAA
- a CDS encoding MFS transporter, with protein sequence MARINKWNPEDDGFWQSEGKKHAQRNLWISVPSLMLAFIVWQIWSVVAIRLNDIGFSFTDQQLFTLAAMPGLVGATLRFVYTFGVGMMGGRNWTVLTTAVLAIPAVGIGFAVQNPETPYSVMLLLAALCGLGGGNFSSSSSNISFFFPKKARGTALGINGGLGNMGVSVVQFVTPLIITTGTFAFVAGDGQQLSNGQEVWLQNAAFIWLIPIAIVTIAAWFGMDNLPGTKQSFSDQFVIVKRKHTWIMTWLYVATFGSFIGYSAAFPLLLKSQFPEYISLAFLGAFLAAASRPVGGWLADKMGGAKLTAIVLAVMMAGAGSVIYFLGTKQFGGFLASFLILFIASGIGSGSTFQMIPGIFVPKEAAPVLGFTAAFAAYGSFLIPKLFGWSVNISGGYAPAFFIFIGFYVLSIILNWYYYQRKTSDALIAVKETA encoded by the coding sequence ATGGCACGCATAAATAAATGGAATCCTGAAGACGATGGTTTTTGGCAATCCGAAGGCAAGAAGCATGCCCAACGGAATTTATGGATCTCTGTTCCTTCCTTGATGCTCGCGTTCATAGTCTGGCAAATTTGGTCTGTAGTCGCAATTCGCTTGAATGATATTGGTTTTAGTTTTACTGATCAGCAGCTTTTCACTTTGGCAGCAATGCCTGGTCTTGTAGGTGCAACTTTACGATTTGTGTACACTTTCGGCGTAGGTATGATGGGTGGACGTAACTGGACGGTCCTCACAACTGCAGTCCTTGCCATTCCGGCTGTCGGTATTGGATTCGCCGTTCAGAATCCAGAAACACCTTACTCAGTGATGCTTTTGCTTGCTGCACTTTGCGGCCTTGGTGGCGGAAACTTTTCAAGTTCTTCATCCAACATCAGTTTCTTTTTCCCGAAAAAAGCACGTGGAACCGCGCTTGGCATTAACGGCGGTTTAGGTAACATGGGTGTATCAGTTGTTCAATTCGTTACTCCACTGATCATCACGACTGGAACTTTCGCATTTGTTGCTGGCGATGGACAGCAATTGTCTAACGGCCAGGAAGTATGGCTTCAAAACGCAGCGTTCATCTGGCTGATCCCAATCGCAATCGTTACAATTGCAGCATGGTTCGGCATGGATAACCTGCCTGGCACAAAGCAATCATTCTCAGACCAGTTCGTCATCGTAAAAAGAAAGCACACTTGGATCATGACTTGGCTTTACGTGGCAACATTCGGTTCATTCATTGGATACTCAGCGGCATTCCCGCTATTGTTGAAATCTCAATTCCCTGAATATATCTCTTTAGCATTCTTAGGCGCATTTCTTGCTGCAGCATCCCGTCCAGTAGGCGGATGGCTGGCTGACAAGATGGGTGGCGCGAAGCTGACAGCAATCGTATTGGCTGTCATGATGGCTGGTGCAGGAAGCGTCATTTACTTCCTTGGCACTAAGCAGTTCGGCGGCTTCCTGGCTTCATTCTTGATCTTGTTCATCGCTTCCGGAATCGGATCTGGCTCAACATTCCAGATGATCCCTGGAATTTTCGTCCCGAAAGAAGCTGCACCAGTACTTGGTTTCACAGCTGCATTCGCAGCCTACGGATCATTCTTGATTCCAAAGCTGTTCGGCTGGTCCGTCAATATTTCCGGAGGTTATGCGCCAGCATTCTTTATCTTCATCGGCTTCTATGTACTGTCGATCATCCTCAACTGGTACTACTACCAGAGAAAGACTTCAGATGCACTCATTGCAGTAAAAGAGACTGCATAA
- a CDS encoding DMT family transporter, giving the protein MALLERELNDVKYYFLLLLTSFLWGGNFIVGKTLVEHASPATLTILRWAIAIICLIPLVWWKEKKLIPPKKAILPLFLMGITGVALFQALQFMALEKTSATNVGLISTLNMFSIAAFSFFFLKEKINSLQFFSMLVSLFGVLLVLSKGNFELLFSLQFNTGDLYMMAAVGMWGIYSVCSKWAMATVTPMMSILYSGIFGLLVLLPFNTTEFTVRTINAPFIQSILYTGLISTVLCMVLWNIGVNKLGPSTAGLFLNFNPIFTAVLAFAFLDEKMTWTQAAGSVIVIAGCFLFTILKNKPVTSKEKQLAIPAPILAGEPINHR; this is encoded by the coding sequence ATGGCTCTTTTGGAAAGGGAGCTAAATGACGTGAAATATTATTTCTTATTACTTCTGACCAGCTTTCTTTGGGGCGGTAATTTTATCGTGGGGAAAACGCTAGTTGAACATGCTTCCCCTGCCACTTTGACTATTCTCAGATGGGCCATCGCAATTATCTGTCTGATTCCGCTTGTCTGGTGGAAAGAAAAAAAGCTGATTCCTCCAAAAAAAGCCATTCTTCCATTATTCTTAATGGGGATCACCGGGGTGGCCTTGTTTCAGGCATTACAATTCATGGCCCTGGAAAAAACCTCGGCCACGAATGTCGGTTTGATCTCGACATTAAACATGTTTTCCATCGCTGCATTCTCTTTCTTTTTTCTAAAAGAGAAAATAAACTCTCTACAGTTCTTTTCAATGCTTGTCTCACTATTTGGCGTTTTGCTCGTTCTGTCAAAAGGAAATTTCGAGTTATTGTTTTCATTGCAATTCAATACTGGGGATCTCTATATGATGGCCGCTGTGGGCATGTGGGGAATATATTCCGTTTGCAGCAAGTGGGCGATGGCAACTGTCACACCGATGATGTCCATTCTCTACTCTGGCATATTTGGCCTTCTCGTCCTCCTGCCTTTTAATACTACTGAATTCACGGTAAGAACTATCAATGCACCATTTATTCAATCTATTTTATATACAGGCCTGATTTCAACAGTCCTTTGCATGGTTCTCTGGAATATCGGAGTGAACAAACTCGGACCAAGTACCGCCGGGCTGTTCCTTAATTTCAATCCCATCTTTACTGCCGTTTTAGCCTTCGCCTTTTTAGATGAGAAAATGACCTGGACCCAGGCCGCCGGCAGCGTCATCGTCATCGCAGGCTGTTTCTTATTTACCATCCTAAAAAACAAACCTGTTACTTCAAAAGAAAAGCAGCTGGCCATTCCTGCACCTATTTTAGCTGGCGAGCCAATCAATCATAGGTAA
- a CDS encoding Lrp/AsnC family transcriptional regulator, with translation MESIVSKVLDNVDIRILDLLQKDAQLSNLELSKRVNLSAPAVHARIKRLESEGYIKKQVAILNHEKLGFDLLCFVFMSTNMHQAEKLESLEATLESMKEVLECHCLTGEYDYLLKVACKDRKGLEIFIRKLNELGITKIQTSLALREIKDSTVLPIHGHE, from the coding sequence ATGGAATCGATTGTAAGCAAGGTTTTGGACAATGTGGACATAAGAATACTGGATTTGCTTCAAAAGGATGCGCAGCTAAGCAATCTTGAACTATCAAAGCGTGTGAATTTATCTGCGCCAGCTGTTCATGCAAGAATCAAAAGGTTGGAATCAGAAGGATATATCAAAAAGCAGGTCGCGATTTTAAACCACGAGAAGCTTGGCTTTGATTTACTCTGCTTCGTTTTTATGAGCACAAATATGCACCAGGCTGAAAAGCTTGAATCCCTGGAAGCGACATTGGAATCGATGAAGGAAGTTTTAGAATGTCATTGCTTAACGGGGGAATATGACTATTTGCTAAAGGTTGCCTGCAAGGATCGCAAGGGGCTGGAAATTTTCATTAGAAAGTTGAATGAATTGGGCATAACCAAAATTCAAACAAGTCTGGCACTAAGGGAAATCAAGGATTCTACGGTGTTGCCGATACATGGACATGAGTGA
- a CDS encoding ABC transporter permease produces the protein MMKNPKLLIGTIFMIALFFFGIFGPYLPFVDKDLSMVGSRVIDGDIKLPPFPPSIENLFGTDRKGIDLLSRIILGTREVLIVLFSVVLLRYLVAIPLGVFSLYSRGVKWVQDFLNKFLSFVPPVFMVILIVNMPILVYSEHRYYIVIGIIALLEAGRAAEKIHLQVQSISQKPYIEAAITTGSGPVTLFKRYYVPALIPELIVSVFLELGRTMFLIGQLGIVKIYLSHKLQVIEAQTSIVVEVQNTSNAWPLLFSDILQDIFVYPWIPFVACVIITIVILGFFTLADGLRKHFQKGYEYL, from the coding sequence ATGATGAAAAATCCTAAACTTTTAATCGGAACGATTTTTATGATCGCGCTATTTTTCTTTGGAATTTTCGGCCCCTACCTCCCGTTTGTGGACAAAGACCTGTCAATGGTGGGATCCAGGGTAATAGATGGCGATATCAAACTTCCGCCATTTCCACCTTCAATCGAAAACCTATTCGGCACGGACAGAAAAGGAATTGATTTATTGAGCCGGATCATTCTAGGGACTCGCGAGGTGCTCATCGTCCTTTTCAGTGTCGTCCTCTTAAGATATCTCGTTGCGATTCCTTTAGGTGTGTTTTCTCTTTATTCCAGGGGTGTTAAATGGGTACAGGATTTCCTCAATAAATTCCTATCATTTGTACCGCCAGTTTTCATGGTCATCCTGATTGTCAATATGCCCATACTCGTGTACTCAGAGCATCGTTACTATATCGTGATAGGCATCATTGCCTTGTTGGAGGCTGGCCGGGCCGCTGAAAAGATTCATCTTCAGGTACAGTCCATTTCGCAAAAACCTTATATTGAAGCTGCGATTACAACAGGGTCTGGTCCAGTCACACTTTTTAAAAGATACTATGTACCTGCGTTAATCCCTGAATTAATCGTCAGCGTATTTCTTGAATTAGGCCGCACCATGTTCCTGATTGGCCAGCTCGGAATCGTAAAAATCTATCTATCTCATAAACTCCAAGTAATCGAGGCCCAAACCAGCATCGTTGTAGAAGTACAAAACACTTCAAATGCTTGGCCATTACTTTTTTCAGACATCCTTCAGGATATTTTTGTCTATCCCTGGATCCCATTCGTGGCTTGTGTCATCATCACCATTGTCATCCTGGGATTCTTCACTCTGGCCGATGGACTGAGAAAACATTTTCAAAAAGGATATGAGTACTTATGA
- a CDS encoding ABC transporter permease subunit: MQLIFKLGKLLFMWIFVAVFLILLVMMPRGNPDIDHSLSRQEMTDQYGEQMQTLQWETYKENILQTFKNAIADKSLGQTVHLLSVEEEVWRFFKKSLVLLIPSLFISLIFGVMKGIFDFRFSKGLASLPGQRTTSLLLSMPDFFVIISVQIGLMILVTYGFPHIDVYGSETLSNKLLGIFFLSMYPLVYIARVTQSVLQAEAGMDYIRTAMSKGTSSNKIIFIHMLGNGWLKILSHLNTITLYLLSNLFIVEFLTGYRGGAYRFFRAFEVKPVFTIGAKMEIEIPIIIEYILIFTFIVLLSQMASTIASDRQLRKEGNEV; this comes from the coding sequence TTGCAGCTTATTTTTAAATTAGGGAAATTACTATTCATGTGGATTTTTGTCGCAGTTTTTTTAATATTGCTGGTAATGATGCCGAGAGGAAACCCGGATATTGACCATTCCCTTTCAAGGCAGGAAATGACAGACCAGTATGGCGAGCAGATGCAGACTCTCCAATGGGAGACATATAAAGAGAACATCCTTCAAACATTCAAAAACGCCATCGCGGATAAAAGCCTTGGGCAAACTGTCCACTTGCTCAGTGTGGAGGAAGAGGTGTGGCGCTTTTTTAAAAAGAGCCTTGTTCTCCTGATTCCCAGCTTATTCATCAGCTTGATTTTCGGTGTCATGAAGGGAATCTTTGATTTTAGATTTTCCAAAGGACTTGCTAGTTTACCGGGGCAGCGAACGACTTCACTGTTGTTGTCCATGCCTGATTTCTTTGTGATCATATCGGTACAGATCGGACTGATGATACTGGTCACTTACGGATTTCCGCATATAGATGTGTATGGAAGTGAAACTCTATCAAACAAGCTGCTCGGGATCTTCTTTCTATCCATGTATCCGCTTGTTTATATCGCAAGGGTCACCCAGTCTGTCTTGCAGGCTGAGGCTGGGATGGATTACATAAGGACCGCCATGAGCAAGGGAACCTCATCGAACAAGATTATATTCATCCATATGCTCGGCAATGGCTGGCTGAAAATATTAAGCCATTTGAACACCATCACCTTATATCTTCTTTCGAATCTGTTTATCGTTGAATTTTTGACTGGGTACAGGGGCGGTGCCTATCGTTTCTTCCGCGCCTTCGAGGTAAAACCTGTATTCACCATTGGCGCAAAAATGGAAATTGAAATTCCGATCATTATCGAATATATCCTGATTTTCACCTTTATCGTACTTCTGAGCCAAATGGCCAGTACGATTGCTTCGGACCGGCAATTAAGGAAAGAAGGGAACGAAGTATGA
- a CDS encoding TIGR03943 family putative permease subunit yields the protein MQFHAQQAARSLILLGFSVLIYMLHFTGKIYLFINPKYLLLSQAAAFLFLLLFFIQITRVWTIKGAHGHDSCSHAGECCAHDDHHDHFHDHGTTPFSAKKLVSYLIIVLPLLSGFMLPAKVLDSAIADKKGAMLSIAGSSKSGQGNRAKSEKTEQADSQGIGDDNQPPENSDDQAGQGSAIPEGTEAATGYENLMTDEEYNKEMKELESESTIFFNDSIYSSYYEAISSNIDQYQGRKVSLYGFVYKEEGFAENQLVVSRFLVTHCVADASIIGFLSEFPDAATIEKDTWIKIEGVIETGSYMDTPIPLVKVSKWEITEEPEVPYLYPVSIQRN from the coding sequence ATGCAATTCCATGCACAGCAGGCGGCAAGGTCACTGATCCTGCTCGGATTTTCCGTCTTGATTTATATGCTGCATTTTACAGGAAAGATTTATTTATTCATCAATCCAAAGTATTTGCTTTTAAGCCAGGCAGCCGCGTTCCTATTTTTGCTCCTATTTTTCATCCAGATTACACGAGTCTGGACAATAAAAGGGGCACATGGCCACGACTCCTGCAGTCATGCGGGCGAATGCTGCGCTCATGATGATCACCATGATCATTTTCATGACCATGGGACAACACCTTTTTCGGCAAAAAAACTGGTGTCCTACTTGATTATCGTCCTCCCCCTGCTATCAGGCTTCATGCTGCCAGCAAAGGTTCTCGACTCTGCGATTGCAGATAAAAAGGGCGCAATGCTGTCAATTGCGGGTTCTAGCAAGAGCGGGCAGGGAAACCGGGCAAAAAGTGAAAAAACAGAACAGGCAGATAGCCAGGGAATTGGAGATGACAATCAGCCGCCAGAGAATAGTGATGATCAGGCTGGACAAGGCTCTGCCATACCCGAAGGCACTGAGGCAGCTACAGGTTATGAAAATCTCATGACAGATGAAGAATACAATAAAGAGATGAAAGAATTGGAGTCAGAATCGACCATCTTTTTCAATGACAGTATCTATTCATCCTATTATGAAGCTATCAGCTCCAACATCGATCAGTATCAGGGCCGGAAGGTAAGCCTCTATGGCTTCGTTTATAAAGAGGAAGGATTTGCCGAAAACCAGCTGGTCGTATCACGTTTCCTGGTCACCCACTGTGTCGCCGATGCCAGCATCATTGGATTTTTGTCAGAATTCCCGGATGCAGCAACAATTGAAAAGGACACATGGATTAAAATAGAAGGTGTCATCGAAACAGGGTCATACATGGATACCCCTATCCCCCTTGTAAAAGTCTCTAAATGGGAGATTACTGAAGAACCAGAAGTTCCATATTTATATCCTGTCAGCATTCAAAGAAATTAA
- a CDS encoding permease, protein MIRLIRSNLMDITGFAVILAFLMLLSLGMGFQNKLEIPSSILNLNTIFLSILIEAFPFVLIGVLIAGMIQIFVTEEHISRWIPKNKYLAIVMSCSVGALFPACECGIVPIIRRLVGKGVPIAAAIGFMLTGPLINPIVIASTYMAFGNDVKIAALRMGLGFAIAILVAFMVGMIFKGTQFKKSTSLPIHSNSGNQSFFEKFWAMLQHSIDEFFDMAKYLIIGAFLAALVQTYMPAKTLLEIGSGAASSLAVMMGLAFFLSLCSEADAFIGASFSSIFPSTSILGFLIFGPMIDLKNTLIMMSVFRFKFVMTVLALVAGTVFTILMLFGGML, encoded by the coding sequence ATGATTCGATTAATCCGATCCAATCTTATGGATATTACAGGGTTTGCTGTCATTCTTGCATTTCTGATGCTGTTAAGCCTGGGGATGGGGTTTCAAAATAAGCTGGAGATTCCGTCTTCCATTCTTAATTTGAATACAATATTCCTCAGTATTTTAATAGAAGCCTTCCCGTTCGTCCTGATTGGTGTGCTGATTGCGGGAATGATCCAGATTTTCGTTACGGAAGAACATATAAGCAGGTGGATTCCTAAGAACAAATATTTGGCGATTGTCATGAGCTGTAGTGTCGGTGCTCTTTTCCCTGCCTGCGAATGCGGAATTGTACCAATCATCCGAAGGTTAGTTGGCAAAGGGGTACCAATAGCAGCTGCGATTGGCTTCATGCTGACAGGCCCCCTTATCAATCCGATTGTCATTGCGTCTACATACATGGCTTTTGGCAACGATGTTAAAATTGCTGCGCTTCGAATGGGATTAGGATTTGCCATCGCGATTCTTGTTGCCTTTATGGTTGGGATGATTTTCAAAGGAACGCAGTTCAAAAAAAGCACCTCATTGCCTATCCATAGCAATTCTGGAAATCAGTCCTTTTTCGAAAAATTCTGGGCCATGCTCCAGCATTCGATTGATGAGTTTTTCGACATGGCCAAGTATCTGATCATCGGTGCATTCCTGGCAGCTTTAGTTCAGACTTATATGCCGGCGAAAACTTTATTGGAAATTGGCAGTGGTGCTGCATCCTCACTAGCTGTCATGATGGGACTGGCGTTCTTCCTGTCCCTTTGCTCTGAAGCAGATGCCTTCATTGGGGCTTCTTTCAGCAGCATCTTTCCTTCAACGTCAATCCTTGGTTTCTTGATTTTCGGTCCAATGATTGACTTGAAAAATACGCTGATCATGATGAGTGTGTTCCGGTTTAAATTTGTCATGACCGTCCTTGCGCTCGTCGCTGGGACTGTATTCACTATTCTCATGCTGTTTGGCGGCATGCTATAG
- a CDS encoding metal ABC transporter solute-binding protein, Zn/Mn family, with protein sequence MKITKLSLGLLLLVGLTLAGCSSSKESANKINSETSKLTVYTTIYPLQDFAEKIGGEFVDVESIYPPNVDAHSFEPSTKDMMKLAEADLFIYSGAGIEGFAEKAEQALKNEKVRIVKAAENVEMIESSHKHSHEGDAAHSDDEHHDDEAAHSDEEHHDHEAVHSGEEHHDDEAAHSDDEHHDDEAAHSEEEHHDGDAAHSEEHHDQNLDPHIWLDPIRSIKLASNIKDSLIELMPDRQQEFEQNFAQLEKALKELDNEFKDVIDQAEHKHLLVAHEAYGYWENRYGIIQIAVNGLSPTQEPSQKELTNLIEEAKEHDLKYIAFEQNVSSRVAEMIQKEIGAETVTLYNLESISIEDMKNEEDYFSLMRKNLQTLEKVLN encoded by the coding sequence ATGAAAATTACTAAGCTTTCACTTGGTTTACTGCTGTTAGTGGGTTTGACACTAGCCGGCTGCTCTTCCAGCAAGGAATCGGCCAACAAAATTAATTCAGAAACTTCTAAGCTGACGGTCTATACAACGATCTACCCTCTTCAGGATTTCGCGGAAAAAATTGGCGGGGAATTCGTGGATGTAGAAAGCATCTATCCTCCGAATGTAGACGCCCACAGCTTCGAACCAAGCACGAAGGATATGATGAAGCTTGCTGAAGCAGATTTATTCATTTATTCCGGTGCGGGAATCGAAGGATTTGCGGAAAAAGCCGAGCAAGCCTTAAAAAACGAAAAAGTTAGAATAGTAAAAGCAGCAGAAAACGTGGAAATGATCGAATCCTCCCATAAGCATTCCCATGAAGGAGATGCCGCCCACTCCGATGATGAGCACCATGACGATGAAGCCGCTCACTCTGATGAAGAGCATCATGACCATGAAGCAGTTCACTCCGGTGAAGAGCATCATGACGATGAAGCCGCTCACTCCGATGATGAGCATCATGACGATGAAGCCGCTCATTCTGAAGAAGAGCACCATGACGGTGACGCTGCACACTCGGAGGAGCATCATGATCAAAACTTAGATCCACATATTTGGCTTGATCCTATCCGCTCTATTAAACTGGCATCAAATATCAAAGATTCCTTAATTGAGCTGATGCCTGATCGTCAGCAGGAATTTGAACAGAATTTCGCGCAGCTAGAGAAAGCGCTAAAGGAATTGGACAATGAATTCAAAGATGTGATTGACCAGGCTGAACACAAGCATTTGCTTGTCGCCCATGAAGCCTATGGGTACTGGGAAAATAGGTATGGAATCATCCAAATAGCTGTAAACGGGCTTTCTCCTACACAGGAGCCTTCCCAAAAAGAATTAACTAATTTAATTGAAGAAGCAAAAGAGCATGATCTGAAATACATTGCATTTGAACAAAATGTTTCTTCCCGCGTGGCAGAAATGATTCAAAAGGAAATCGGAGCTGAGACAGTTACCCTGTATAACCTGGAATCCATCTCGATCGAAGATATGAAGAATGAAGAGGATTATTTCAGCCTGATGCGAAAGAATCTTCAGACGCTGGAAAAAGTTTTAAATTAA